One region of Chryseobacterium sp. SORGH_AS_0447 genomic DNA includes:
- a CDS encoding T9SS type A sorting domain-containing protein — protein MIKKILLLCILQCMVLCFSQSIRPVAQKVSEFHAQKKNFEKFEVFTLNKNSEKLAEYKRSATDISVLTIDVKQLKKLVYEKPEYLEISFPFDGKQITMELYKNQIFTSDFKVTTGKGETVNYTPGAYYQGIVKGDNQSVAAFSFFDDDIVGVASTPELGNIVVGKVKNSADFVSYSDAKLTGLNPFICGADELAENHKQKIAFDPSAQKSTGKLITQNCVRIYYEVCYTPYTNNGSNTTTTANWLTAVHNNISTLYNNDDIKIALNEIYIWTTADPYTGTPNANLASFRTNRQTFNGDLAHLVNQPSTTSVAYVNSLCTTYRHAYSGAAQTYNNVPVYSWTIEAMTHEMGHSLGSPHTHACAWNGNGTAIDGCGTQAGYPEGSCPTGPIPSSSVKGTIMSYCHLVSGVGINFANGFGPQPAALIRNTVESKACLGMNCTTACNTTITGLSVSNITQISANAAFTDATSTSWKYKLTKFDGTLVSNGNTTTQSLSLSSLQPATYYLLSVGTDCSAGYQRTQMFLTDADWCGGASFTDTGGTTGNYGDNQTIVKTFYPSSGALTIGFTEFGLEQGYDFMYIYNGPSTSSPMFPNGNGLTGTTLPGTFTSTHPSGAITVRFVSDPAENDIGWKANFSCAVLAVEDVNTKDNSVNIYPNPAKNTITISSKEALQSFKIYDEAGRLIKSESSLKGNKVEVNISSMQTGNYIVTVETEKQKTTKKLIKQ, from the coding sequence ATGATTAAAAAAATTTTACTTCTCTGTATTCTTCAGTGCATGGTCTTGTGTTTTTCTCAAAGCATACGGCCTGTAGCGCAGAAGGTTTCAGAATTTCATGCCCAAAAGAAAAATTTTGAAAAATTCGAGGTTTTCACCCTGAACAAAAATTCTGAAAAATTAGCAGAATACAAAAGGTCTGCAACCGATATTTCCGTTTTAACGATTGATGTCAAGCAATTAAAAAAGCTGGTCTACGAAAAACCGGAATATCTTGAGATTTCTTTTCCTTTCGATGGCAAGCAGATCACGATGGAACTTTACAAAAATCAGATTTTTACCAGTGATTTCAAAGTAACAACCGGTAAAGGAGAAACCGTGAATTATACACCGGGAGCCTACTATCAGGGAATTGTAAAAGGTGATAACCAGTCGGTGGCGGCATTCAGTTTCTTTGATGATGATATAGTTGGAGTGGCTTCCACACCGGAACTTGGAAATATCGTAGTCGGAAAAGTCAAAAATTCGGCCGATTTTGTAAGCTATTCCGATGCAAAGCTAACAGGGCTGAATCCTTTCATATGTGGAGCGGATGAGCTGGCGGAAAACCACAAACAGAAAATTGCTTTTGATCCGTCCGCACAGAAAAGTACGGGCAAGCTCATCACACAGAACTGTGTAAGGATTTACTACGAAGTCTGCTATACCCCTTATACCAATAACGGATCCAACACAACAACGACGGCCAATTGGCTAACCGCTGTTCATAACAATATTTCCACGCTGTATAACAATGATGATATAAAGATCGCCTTAAATGAAATTTACATCTGGACGACTGCCGATCCTTATACCGGAACACCTAACGCCAACCTGGCAAGTTTCAGGACAAACAGGCAAACCTTTAACGGAGATCTGGCGCATTTGGTCAATCAGCCTTCGACAACCAGTGTAGCTTATGTAAACTCGCTTTGTACAACGTACAGACATGCTTACTCAGGAGCTGCCCAGACCTATAACAACGTTCCGGTTTATTCCTGGACTATTGAGGCAATGACCCACGAAATGGGGCACAGTTTAGGCTCGCCACACACCCATGCCTGTGCCTGGAACGGCAACGGAACGGCCATCGACGGATGTGGTACCCAGGCAGGCTATCCGGAAGGCAGCTGCCCAACCGGACCGATTCCTTCTTCTTCCGTAAAAGGAACCATCATGAGTTACTGCCATCTCGTTTCGGGAGTAGGAATAAATTTTGCCAATGGCTTCGGCCCGCAGCCCGCAGCCCTGATCCGAAATACCGTAGAGTCCAAAGCCTGTCTTGGGATGAACTGTACGACTGCCTGTAATACAACCATTACCGGGCTGTCGGTTTCCAATATTACCCAGATTTCGGCCAACGCCGCTTTCACGGATGCAACGTCAACTTCCTGGAAATACAAGCTCACGAAATTCGACGGAACATTGGTAAGCAATGGAAATACAACCACACAATCGTTAAGTTTATCGAGTCTTCAGCCGGCCACTTATTACCTTTTATCAGTAGGAACGGATTGTTCAGCAGGTTACCAGAGAACCCAGATGTTTTTAACGGATGCCGACTGGTGCGGTGGAGCATCGTTTACCGATACAGGCGGAACCACAGGGAATTACGGGGATAACCAAACGATCGTAAAAACATTTTATCCAAGCTCAGGCGCTTTAACCATAGGCTTTACAGAGTTTGGTCTGGAACAGGGATATGATTTTATGTATATCTATAACGGTCCGTCTACCAGCTCACCAATGTTCCCCAATGGAAACGGTTTAACGGGAACTACCTTACCGGGGACATTTACTTCAACGCATCCTTCGGGAGCCATCACTGTACGGTTTGTTTCCGATCCTGCAGAAAACGATATCGGCTGGAAAGCTAACTTTTCATGTGCGGTACTTGCTGTAGAAGATGTGAATACCAAAGATAATTCAGTAAATATTTATCCGAATCCTGCAAAAAATACCATCACCATTTCTTCTAAAGAAGCTTTACAGTCCTTTAAAATTTATGATGAAGCAGGAAGGCTGATCAAGTCGGAGTCTTCATTAAAAGGCAACAAAGTGGAAGTAAATATTTCGTCTATGCAGACCGGTAATTATATCGTAACTGTTGAAACGGAAAAACAAAAAACCACCAAAAAACTGATTAAACAGTAA
- a CDS encoding UbiA family prenyltransferase codes for MNSEKETVQQKFDIQKSLFYRFSQFVGFLLGARFFVAILLTFALYVSTFFLFNQDENFRKFVFDFKVHGIIFCTVLTILAGGIINQFYDFEKDHIVKPFRSRLQSFIKQKYFLYVYLFLSIISLGVAGMISYRVFLFFVVYQFFMWFYSHKLSRMLIINNITFVSLTLYPFFGMMVYYETFSRKVLLMAIFLFLILLCIDIVKDMMTKSVDKAFGYTTIPNYFRTRNTKIIIVSLLMVTMAVSMKLIVRTGISGFMAYYFTGGLFVFTLCIYLLLNHTRRNNFITLNILRFWVFIGIIAMLLNGLEGKL; via the coding sequence ATGAATTCTGAGAAAGAAACCGTCCAACAGAAATTTGATATTCAGAAATCTTTATTTTACAGATTTTCACAATTCGTGGGCTTTCTTTTGGGGGCTCGCTTTTTTGTTGCCATTCTGCTTACATTTGCACTTTATGTATCGACGTTTTTTCTCTTTAACCAGGACGAAAATTTCAGGAAATTCGTATTCGATTTCAAAGTTCACGGCATTATTTTCTGCACAGTGCTTACGATCCTGGCAGGCGGAATCATCAATCAGTTTTACGATTTTGAAAAAGACCATATTGTAAAACCTTTCCGGAGCAGGCTGCAAAGCTTCATCAAACAGAAGTACTTTCTCTATGTTTATCTTTTTTTAAGCATTATTTCCTTGGGGGTCGCAGGCATGATCTCCTACAGGGTTTTCCTGTTTTTTGTGGTATACCAGTTCTTTATGTGGTTCTATAGCCATAAGCTCAGCCGGATGCTGATTATAAACAACATCACTTTTGTAAGCCTTACCCTTTATCCTTTTTTCGGGATGATGGTTTATTATGAAACCTTCTCCAGAAAAGTGTTGCTGATGGCCATTTTTCTTTTCCTGATCCTGCTGTGCATCGATATTGTAAAGGATATGATGACGAAAAGTGTAGATAAAGCTTTCGGATACACAACCATTCCCAATTATTTCAGAACCAGAAATACCAAAATCATTATCGTTTCCTTACTGATGGTTACTATGGCGGTCTCCATGAAGCTGATCGTAAGAACGGGAATTTCAGGCTTCATGGCTTATTATTTCACAGGCGGCCTGTTTGTTTTTACATTATGCATTTACCTTTTGCTGAACCATACCAGAAGAAATAATTTCATCACGCTTAATATTTTACGCTTCTGGGTTTTCATCGGAATTATAGCCATGCTTCTGAACGGACTGGAAGGTAAATTGTA